From the genome of Opisthocomus hoazin isolate bOpiHoa1 chromosome 8, bOpiHoa1.hap1, whole genome shotgun sequence, one region includes:
- the ELAPOR2 gene encoding endosome/lysosome-associated apoptosis and autophagy regulator family member 2 — MRRMRMRRGCPGSAWVCCWLLGWQAAALQLPPCEETDYHFEYTECDSSGSRWRVAVPNPSVECSGLPDPVKGKECTFSCASGEYLEMKNQVCSKCAEGSYSLGSGIKFDEWDELPAGFSNVATFMDTAVGSAENKADSCNNSSWTPRGNYIESNRDDCTVSLIYAVHLKKSGSVFFEYQYIDNNIFFEFFIQNDQCKEMESTADKWVKLTDNGEWGSHSVTLKSGSNILYWRTTGILMGSKVVKPVLVKNITIEGVAYTSECFACKPGTFSDKPGSSGCQVCPRNTYSEKGAKECTKCKEEMYYAEEGSSACIERPPCTNKDFFQIHTPCDKEGKTQIMYKWIEPKICREDLPDALTLPPSGERKDCPPCNPGFYNNASSSCTPCPPGTFSDGTQECKACPAGTEPALGFEYKWWNILPGNMKTSCFNVGNSKCDGMNGWEVAGDHIQSGAGGSDNDYLILNLHIPGFKPPTSVTGATGSELGRITFIFETICSADCVLYFMADVNRKNTNVVESWERSKEKQSYTHIISKNASFTFTWAFQRINEGQDSRQFINDMAKIYSITVTNAVDGVASSCRACALGSEQSGSSCVPCPAGHYIEKETSQCKECPANTFLSIHQVYGRDACIPCGPGSKSTKDHSACFSDCLVSYFKDNQSLNYDFSNLSQVGSLMSGPSFTSRGTKFFHFFNISLCGNEGKKMAICTDNITDVTLKDMVAESEDFSNFVGAFVCQSTIIPSDSKGFRTALALQSNSLADRFLGATVETTLENISIKTDVFPPSPSKIPDVHFFYKSSTVTTSCENGRATVVTMRCNPNKPDQGELSVPSSCPAGTCDGCTFYFVWESAEACPLCTEQDYHEIEGACKKGFQETLYVWNEPKHCIKGVPLPEKMTSTCETVDFWLKVGAGVGAFTAVLLIALTCYFWKKNQKLEYKYSKLVMTANSKECELPAADSCAIMEGEDNEEEIVYSNKQSLLGKLKSLATKEKEDHFESVQLKSSRSQNI, encoded by the exons CTTTCTCCTGTGCCTCTGGCGAGTACCTGGAGATGAAGAACCAGGTGTGCAGCAAATGTGCAGAGGGGAGCTACTCACTGGGCAGCGGGATCAAGTTTGACGAGTGGGATGAACTGCCGGCAGGATTCTCCAACGTGGCTACTTTCATGGACACGGCGGTTGGCTCGGCTGAAAATAAAGCTGACAGCTGCAACAA CTCTTCATGGACGCCTCGAGGGAATTACATAGAGTCGAACAGGGATGATTGTACAGTTTCTCTCATCTATGCTGTGCACCTGAAGAAATCCGGTTCTGTCTTCTTCGAATACCAGTATATTGACAACAACATCTTCTTTGAATTTTTT ATACAAAATGACCAGTGCAAAGAGATGGAGTCCACAGCAGACAAGTGGGTGAAGCTAACAGACAATGGGGAATGGGGCTCTCATTCT GTAACTTTGAAATCAGGTAGCAATATATTATACTGGAGAACAACAGGGATTCTCATGGGGTCCAAAGTGGTAAAACCAGTTCTGGTGAAAAACATCACAATTGAAG GAGTTGCATATACGTCTGAATGCTTCGCATGCAAGCCTGGTACCTTCAGTGACAAACCAGGTTCATCTGGCTGCCAGGTGTGTCCAAGAAATACTTATTCTGAGAAAGGAGCTAAAGAGTGCACCAAGTGTAAAGAAGAGATGTATTATGCAG AGGAGGGATCCAGTGCGTGTATAGAGCGTCCACCATGCACAAATAAAGACTTTTTCCAGATCCATACCCCATGTGATAAGGAAGGCAAA ACTCAGATTATGTACAAATGGATTGAACCCAAGATCTGCAGAGAGGATCTTCCCGATGCACTGACCCTGCCTCCTTCTGGAGAGAGGAAGGATTGTCCACCCTGCAATCCTGGCTTTTACAACAACGCCTCATCTTCCTGTACTCCTTGCCCACCGGGCACATTTTCGGATGGGACACAGG AGTGCAAAGCCTGCCCTGCTGGGACTGAACCAGCGCTTGGGTTTGAGTACAAGTGGTGGAACATCCTGCCAGGCAATATGAAGACGTCTTGCTTTAATGTCGGCAACTCAAAGTGTGATGGAATGAACG GTTGGGAGGTTGCTGGTGACCACATCCAGAGCGGGGCAGGAGGCTCTGACAATGACTATCTAATCTTGAACCTGCACATCCCAGGATTTAA ACCTCCGACATCAGTGACAGGAGCAACTGGGTCAGAACTAGGACggattacttttatttttgagaCCATCTGTTCAGCAGATTGTGTGCTGTACTTCATGGCG GATGTTAATCGAAAAAATACCAATGTGGTGGAATCATGGGAAAGAAGTAAAGAGAAACAATCCTACACTCACATCATCTCCAAAAATGCTTCCTTCACCTTCACCTGGGCCTTTCAGAGAATAAACGAAGGCCAAGAT AGCAGACAGTTCATCAATGACATGGCAAAGATCTACTCCATCACGGTGACTAACGCAGTGGATGGAGTTGCATCTTCTTGCCGGGCCTGTGCGCTGGGCTCTGAGCAGTCTGGCTCGTCCTGCGTGCCCTGCCCAGCAGGACACTACATCGAGAAGGAGACCAGCCAGTGCAAGGAGTGTCCGGCCAACACCTTCCTGTCCATCCACCAGGTCTATGGCAGGGATGCCTGCATCCCGTGTGGGCCTGGGAGCAAGAGCACCAAG GACCACTCTGCCTGCTTCAGTGACTGCCTGGTGTCATACTTCAAGGATAACCAGAGCCTGAATTACGATTTTAGCAACCTCAGCCAGGTGGGCTCATTGATGAGCGGACCCAGTTTCACCTCCCGAGGGACCAAGTTCTTTCACTTCTTTAATATCAGTCTGTGTGGGAATGAG GGGAAGAAGATGGCTATTTGCACTGACAATATCACAGATGTTACTCTGAAGGACATGGTTGCAGAATCAGAAGATTTTTCCAATTTTGTGGGAGCTTTTGTCTGTCAGTCCACCATCATCCCGTCGGATAGCAAAGGTTTCCgaacagccctggctctgcagtcCAACAGCCTTGCTGACAGGTTCTTAG GAGCTACTGTTGAAACAACACTGGAAAACATCAGCATCAAGACAGACGTGTTTCCTCCCTCTCCAAGCAAAATACCTGATGTGCATTTCTTTTACAA GTCTTCAACAGTGACAACCTCCTGTGAAAATGGCCGTGCGACTGTTGTGACAATGAGATGCAACCCCAACAAACCAGACCAAGGAGAGCTTTCTGTGCCCAG CTCATGCCCTGCGGGCACCTGCGATGGATGCACTTTCTACTTTGTATGGGAAAGTGCAGAAGCTTGCCCTCTCTGCACGGAGCAAGACTACCATGAGATTGAGGGAGCCTGCAAAAAAGGATTTCAG GAAACCTTGTATGTATGGAATGAGCCAAAGCATTGCATCAAAGGAGTTCCCTTGCCAGAAAAAATGACCAGCACTTGTGAAACAGTGGATTTCTGGCTAAAAGTTGGAGCTGGTGTTGGTGCTTTCACAGCCGTTCTGCTCATAGCCTTGACCTGCTATTTTTGGAAGAAGAACCAGAA GCTGGAGTATAAATATTCCAAATTAGTGATGACAGCAAACTCAAAAGAGTGCGAGCTGCCAGCTGCCGACAGCTGTGCTATAATGGAAGGAGAAGATAATGAAGAAGAAATAGTATATTCAAATAAGCAGTCACTGCTGGGGAAGCTGAAGTCCTTGGCAACAAAG GAGAAGGAAGATCATTTTGAATCTGTTCAGCTGAAATCTTCAAGATCTCAGAATATATGA